A segment of the Streptococcus chenjunshii genome:
GTGTGGTAGCAATTTTTACTTACGAATTACCGAAAGCTGCTAAAAATTTCAGTGCTGCTGGGGTTAAGTTAGTTACGCTTTCTGGTTACACTGAACTGATTAAAGTTGCTAAAGTTCAAGGTTATATTGATGCTAATGGCCTTCAGCTCTTAAAAAAGTTTAAGGAGGATCAGGAAACCTGGCAGGACTAACAGAAGAGTCTGATAACCCTTTTAATGTTAATGTTGTAAAGGGATATGATCTAACACATTCTAATGAAAAAAGGAAGTTCGTCGGTCATGCAAACATATTACAGAACGGCTCCAACCATCTTGGTAAGGGTGCTGCCAGCGCAATCAAAGGTTTCTGGCTTACTGCCAGCCGCAGCCGTCTGGGAGCGGGGCAGAACGTTTTTTAGGAAAAACGTTCGTAGTCTCCGCCTCCCGCAAGGTCTAGTAGGCATTTTAAAGCTTTAAAATGTCACTAGGCTACTGCGTTTCGTAAAGCATGACAAAAAGAGGCAGAAGTTCAAATTTGACTTTCCCCTTCTAGTCGTTCTGGCAGAGGGGCGCCGACGAATTCACAGATTCCGGACTTACCGTCATTTTTATACGGATTTTTAAACGCTCTTTGTATCTTAGTGGAATTGAACACGGCCTAAGAGCTGTGCAAAAAAGAGACGCAATCGTAGGAAGCGTAAGCTGATGTAGGAGTGTGACTGCTCTTGTGAGTACAGTCTGGTTTTGAACCTTGTGGTTCATCACCCAGCCTCCTATTTTTGCTTTGCTCTTTAAACGTCCTTTGTATCTTAGTGGAAGGTGACTATATGAGTTTGAAAGTAAAATGTATTAAGCAGGCTTTTATTAGAGGGATTATTCCTTTGGTTATCATGGGGGGAATAACTTATTTTGTTTCTGAAAGTGATAATCCGGAAGCTTTCTGGAGTATGGTTGCTATAACGATTATTTCTACAGCTGTTTCGGCAGCATCGGCTATCTATGATTATGATGTTTGGCCTGTTAAGAAAAAAATAACAGTGCATACTTTGCTTATGTTAGTGACGGTTTATCCGGCTCTAATGATTAGCGGCTGGTATGATGCCAGTAAAGCTAGCGGCTATATCTTTGCTTTTATCAGCTTTGTTCTATGGGGGGTAGTACTATGCAGCCTAGGCTATTTTATCAGTAAGTATGTCTTAAAAAATATTCCGGATGAGACAAAGAAGAACTAGCAGCTTTTTTTCATTATGGCTTTTGTATCTCGGTGAATTGGACACGGTCTAAGAACTGTGCAAAAAAGATATAGCAAGTTTAGAATTGATTTCAAGTTAACTAGCCGTTGACGTCTGAAAGCTTTGTCGCCTTAACAGTCGACCGCCCCCTTCTAGCCGTCTTGGCAGGGGTGCGCAGACGAAATCAAAGATTTCTGGCTTACCGCCTTTTTGCTTTGCTCTTTTAATGACCTTTGTATCTTAATATAGGGGAGGGAAAAATGAAAATTATTACTGAATTTGTTAATCATGTTTTACCGGACCATTACAGTAAACATACAGACGAACTGGTTCTGGGCAATGCGGTTGTGTCGTTTCCTTTTGAAGTGCAGGATGTTCCAGACGGTGCTAAAACGCTGGCGTGGACATTTGTTGACTATGACTCAATTCCTGTCTGCGGTTTTGCCTATATTCACTGGTGTGCAGCCAATGTGCCTGCCAATAAAACCAGTATTGAAGCGGATTTTTCGCGTCTGGATGTTCAGCATCTGCACGGTAAAAACAGTCTTGTCAGTAAATTTTTATCTACAGACTTTTCAGCTATTGAAAATGGCTATATTGGACCTTACCCGCCGGATAAGGATCATAGCTATACTTTGACGGTTTACGCTTTGGACGGAGCGCTTGATTTGGAGAACGGCTTTTATATGAATGAGCTTCTTCATGCTATTGAGGGGCATGTATTGGCTGAGGCAGAAGCCAGTTTTATCGGAAGGTGCTAAACGACAGTGTATAAAAATATTTTAATGAATCATCTGCAAAAAAAGCAAGTTTCAGAGCGCTATATCTATTATGGCAGACCAGATTTGGCTTTGCGCTATGATAACAATATTTGGGATTATCACCTCATGCCTGACAGAGAAATGTTTGAAGCCGATCTTAGCTTTATAGCCCAAGAGCAAAAAGATTACCCTTTAGATTATGCCAATATCGCTTTTCCAGAGAAAACTGAGCTGCCTGTGTCCTGGCAGACACAACTTCAAGCCGATGGTTTTGAACTGGAACGCCTTCTCATCTTTACGGCACCTGCTGTCTCTCTAAATTTGTCCCATTCAGCGGCATCGGCAGATATCAAGATAGAGCAACTGTCAGAGACTACTTATCAAGCCTATATGGATAAGCATGCAGAAGAATACCGTCAGTATGGCGATGCTTATTACCAGCAGATGACCTTGTTTAACCAGGAGTTGATCAATGTTCCTGATGGAAAACTTTTTCTGGCAGTTAAGAACGGGCAAATCGTTGGAGAATTAACCGTTTGGTACTCGCAGTATTTTGCTGAAATTGATAATTTTATGGTAGACGAATCTTTGCGTGGCCAAGGCATCGGCAAACGTCTGCAGGAGGAAGCAATAAAGACAGCAGATTCTGTTATTCTCATTGCTGCGGAAGAGAACCGTGCTATGTATGAATATCAAGGCTATCAGGAAACAGCTTTTTACTGGACAGCTTTCAAGTCTGAAGACAATAAGGTTAAAACGGCTTAAAAGTGGTCTTGCAAATCATTTTAAATGATTTGCAAGACTGTTTTCAAAGATAGTTTTTTTGGTATTGGCATATATTGAAAGGAAATAATATGATTAGGTATTCAAACCAACATCCGGTTACAGCGGCCGAACTTGCACGGGTCTTTAAGTCTTCTGGCATTCATAGACCCTATAATGATCTGGAACGTTTAGACAAAATGCTGACAGGTGCTAACTGCATCTGGACGGCTTGGGATGATGAAAAATTAGTAGGAATTGCACGGGCTCTGACTGATTTTTCTTATGCTTGCTATTTATCAGATTTAGCAGTAGACAAAGCTTATCAAAAAGAAGGAATTGGCAGAACGCTGATCGCCCATTTGCGTGAAGAAATTGGAGATGAGGTGGCTTTAATTCTTTTGGCAGCACCTGCTGCCATGGATTATTACCCTAAACTTGGTTTTCAAAAGCATCACGGAGCCTATATCATCCCCCGAAAAGCCTTTTAAAAATCAGAAAGGAAAAAATATGCAGCATTCAGCTTGGCATGACCTCATTAAACGTGAATTGCCGGAGCATTATTTTGCTCAAATCAATCAATTTATGAATAAGGTTTATGCAGAAGGTACCGTTTATCCGCCGAGAGAAAAAGTTTTTAATGCGATTCAGACAACTCCCCTTGAAAAGGTTAAGGTTGTGATTATCGGACAGGATCCTTATCACGGACCCGGTCAGGCTCAGGGACTGTCTTTCTCAGTGCCGGAAGATGTGCCTGCTCCGCCTTCTTTACAAAATATTTTAAAAGAATTAGCAGAGGATTTGGGTCAGCGCCAGCGCCATGATTTAACATCATGGGCTCAGCAGGGAGTGCTTCTGCTGAATGCCTGCCTGACTGTTCCGGCTGGCAGAGCGAATGGTCATGCAGGGCTGATTTGGGAGCCCTTTACAGATGCGATTATCAAAGTTGTTAATCAGAAAAAAGAACCGGCTGTGTTTATCCTCTGGGGAGGCTACGCCCGAAAGAAAAAAAGTCTGGTTACAAATCCGATGCATCATATTATTGAGTCACCGCATCCCAGCCCTTTGTCGGCTCATAGGGGCTTCTTTGGCAGCAGGCCTTTTTCTAAAGCTAATAATTATTTAAAAAATGACGGTTTGCCTCCGATTGACTGGCTGGCCTGAGTCAGTCCTTTTATAATGGTTAAGGAGTTTAAAATGTTATTAATTAAAAATGGCCGTGTAATTGATCCTAAATCGCAGTTTGATCATATCTGCGATGTCTTGATTGACGGTGCCAGAATTATCAAGATTGCTGAAGATATCGAAGCAGCCGATGCTGATATTATTGATGCTGACGGTTTTGTTGTGGCACCAGGCTTGGTTGATATCCATGTACATTTTCGCGAACCTGGACAGACCCACAAGGAGGACATTCATACAGGGGCGTTAGCAGCCGCTGCTGGTGGATTTACGACTGTTGTTATGATGGCAAATACCAGCCCGACTGTTTCTGATGTTCCAACGCTTAAGGAAGTTCTTAACTCAGCCGCTAAGGAAAGTATCCATATTTATGCAAATGCCAGTGTGACTCAAAATTTTGACGGCCAAAATCTGACTGATTTTAAAGAGCTGCTCGCTGCAGGCGCTGTCAGTTTCTCAGATGATGGCATTCCATTACAGAGTTCAAAGGTAGTGAGGGAAGCTCTGGATTTAGCCAAAGCAAATGGCAGTTTCATTGCTCTTCATGAAGAAGACCCTGAGCTTAATGGCATATTAGGTTTTAATGAACATATTGCGGCAGATAAGTTCCATTTCTGCGGAGCAACTGGTGCAGCTGAGTACAGTATGATTGCCCGTGATGCGATGATTGCTTATGACAGGCAGGCGCATCTTCATATTCAGCACCTGTCCAAAGCTGAATCTGTCAAGGTAGTTGAATTTGCTCAAAAACTTGGAGCAGAAATCACTGCGGAGGCAGCTCCTCAGCATTTTTCAAAGACAGAAGAGTTGCTGCTTATCAAGGGCAGCAATGCTAAAATGAATCCGCCTCTTCGTACCGAAAAAGACCGTTTAGCAGTCATTGAGGGACTGAAATCTGGTATTATTTCAGTTATTGCAACAGATCACGCACCTCATCATGCTGATGAAAAAGCAGTCGCTGATATGACCAAAGCACCTTCTGGCATGACTGGTCTTGAAACATCATTATCACTTGGTTTAACTTATCTAGTGGAAACAGGTGAGCTGACTTTATCTGAATTATTAAGCAAAATGACTGTTAACCCCTCATCGCTCTACCATTTTGATGCCGGCTATCTGGCTGAAAACGGCCCCGCAGATCTCGTGATTTTTGCCGATAAAGAAGAACGGCTTATTTCTGAACAATTTTTTTCAAAAGCCTCTAATTCTCCTTTTATTGGCGAAAAACTTACAGGGGTAGTGAAGTACACGATATGTAACGGCAGGATTGTCTATCAGCAGCAATAGAATAAGGGAAATAAAAGGTAATGTTTTCTCATTCGCTGATCTCCAGTTTCAGACTGTAATTACTTGCCAGACGTTTTATTCCTATTAATAACTGCGCCGCCATACTTCAAAGTGAGGCTAGGGACAAAAAGTCCTGCCTCGTTTTATTTTTTAAACATATGAATTTGGCGCAGCGGCTGATTGGAAATTCTCATCCCTTGTTGCGCAAGAGATAGCGACTTCCCTAATCAGCTGTGCGGAGGCGGGAGGACAAAATCGAAAGCGTCATGTTATGATAATTTATCGATCTTTGCCCCCTCCTTTTTGTTTATGCTGAGTTACGATTAGGAAGCGTTTAATGGCTTTATATAAAAAAGAAATTGTAAACCGTTTTCAAAAATTGGTAAAAATAGTATAATAGACAAAAGGTTTTTTGGAAACAGAACACGGTCTAAAATCCTAGTGAAAAAGAGACGCAATCGGAGGAAGCCGTAGGCTGACATACGAGTGTGGCTGCTTCTATGTGTATTCCTGCTGGCGTGATGAGAACAAACCCTAGCCGTAGATGACTGAAGGCTTTGTCGTCTTAACAGCCGACCGCACCCTTCTAGTCATCTTGGCAGGGGTGCGTCTGCGAAGTTAAAGATTTCGGGCTTACCGCCTTTTCATACGGATTTTTATATGGCTTTTGTATCTTGATGAAAGGGGAAGTGATGAAGAAGAAATATATTCTATTTTCATTTTTAGTCAGTGTCTTTTTATTTATGCCGCTATTTCCGGAACAGCTTGTCTGGGCTGACTCTGATACACAAATAGCGGTAGCGGCAGTTGATCCAGATACAGCTGGATCTGCGGAAGATACGGCTGCCGAAAATAATGAGGCCGGTATATCAGAGATGGAAGCAGAACAGGCTGAGCAGCGGGTGCCGGATAATATAACTGCGTATAATCAGCCTGAAAATGAGGCATCTCTGGTTTCGGCTCCTCAGGCAGATAACAGTCAAGTGACTATTATTCACACCAATGATGTCCACGGGCGTATGCAGGAGGCTGACGGTGTCATTGGAGATGCTAAGCTGGCGGCGGTTGTCAATCAGGCCCGCAGTCAGGGAAAAACATTGGTTTTTGATTCAGGTGACGTTTTTCAAGGGCTGCCTATCTCTAACAGTTCTCGCGGGGAGGATATGGCGGATATCCTCAATGCGATCGGTTTTGATGCTATGACTCTTGGCAATCATGAATTTGATTTTGGGCTTGATCAGCTGATGACTTTGAGCGAAAAACTTTCTTTCCCTATTATCAGTTCTAATGTTTATATTGATGGGGTCCGTCTGTTTGAAGCGGCCACTGTTATTGATATGGACAGCGATGTTTCAGGTGATGAGTTCGTTGTTATCGGTGTCACTACACCTGAAACAGCAACAAAAACACATCCGAATAATGTTGCAGGAATTTCATTTACGGAACCCATTACAGAAGTCAATAATGTTATTGCGCAGCTCGAAGCAAATGCAGCAGCTGAGGGCAAGACATACAGCAATTATGTCATTTTAGCACATCTCGGTATTGATACGACTACGCCAACCCAATGGCAAGGTACTGCCTTAGCTCAGGCGCTTGCTGATAATGAATTACTGCAGGGCAAGAAGGTTCTTCTGCTTGATGGACATTCGCATACTGTTTTAACAGCTACTTACGGCAATGTAACTTATAATCAAACAGGAAGCTACCTTAATAATATCGGACTGATCACATTAAATTCAGACAGAGTACTGTCATCAGGTGTAATCACCGCAGCTGAAGCAGAAAAAATTACACCAGATCCTGATATTGCTGCTTTAATCACAGATATTGAATCGAAGTATGAGGCTGAAACGTCAGCTGTTATTATTGAAAACAGTCCAGTAGAGCTAAACGGCGATCGTTCTAATGTCAGGGTACGTGAAACTAACTTGGGAAATGCAGTCGCAGATGCTCTCTTAGATTACGGACAGACCGGCTTTAGTCATCAGTCTAATTTAGCAGTGACTAACGGCGGTGGTTTGAGGGAAACGATTAAAGCTGGAGAACCGGTAACAAAAGGAGATATTATTGCTGTTCTGCCATTTGGCAATATCATTTCTCAGATTGAAGTCAGTGGACAGGATATCTATGATATGTTTGTGCATTCCCTCGGATCTATTTTGCAGGCGGATAAGGAAGGCAATCCGATACTTGATGAAAACGGTCAGCCTTTGCTTGAACCCAGCGGCGGTTTTCTGCAGGTTTCGGGTGTCAGTGTCCACTATGACACAAACTTAGTTGCCAGTGATCGCATTCTTGCTGTCAGTGTTTGGGATCCTCAAAGCAATAGTTATAAGCCACTTGATTTAACCGCTACTTATTATTTGGCAACCAACGATTTCCTTGCTGCTGGCGGTGATGGGTACACCATGCTCGGCGGAGTGCGTGAGGAGGGACCGAGCCTCGATGAGGTATTTGCAGCTTACTTGAGGAATGCTGATTTAAGTCAATACGCTGTTATTAATCCTAACTCCCGTTTGATTTCTTTATCCAGCGCACAGTATGCTGCTGAAAACAGTAACCAGAACGAAACACCGGAAGCAAAGGAGGCAACTGAACCAGAACAGCTGTTTATTCAAGAAACAGCTGTTACAGCAGCGGCCGAACAGTCTCAGTCATTCACTGCAGCATCTCCTTTAACACTCCTTCCTGCTGCTCCGAATGACACAGTATGCTCAAAGGATGATTTATTATCTGTAACAGGGAACAGCAACGCTGTTCTTCCGAATAGTGGAGACAGAACTTCCACGCTGATTGTTGTTTTAGGCTTGGTTTTCATTTTTGCTGGTCTTTACAGCGGACGTCATACTGCTTACAGAAAGTAATATCTTATCATTATCCAGTAGTACAGTAAATAGGGAGCTGGTATTCTGCAGCTTTCCAGCCGTCCTGACAGGGTGCGCCTGCGAAATCAAAGGTTTCGGGCTTACCGCCAGCCGTAGCTGTCTGAAGGCTTTGTTGTCTTGACAGCCGACCGCACCCTTCTAGTCATCCTGACAGGGGTGCGCCTGCGAAATCATAGATTTCGGGCTTACCGCCTTTTCATACGGTTTTTTAAGCGGTCTTTGTGTGATAAAACAAAATAAGAGCGGGAGCGACAGTTTTTTGGACTGTCTTCCCCGCTCTTATTTTTAGGCACAAAAGCTTACAAGGATTTAAAGCGCTTATTAGAGATTCATTGATTCTTATTTTTTTGTTGCTTCGTTAAATTTAGTCCCCAAGGAACTAAATTTTCTTCACGGTGTCTGATACGGCTGATATTATCTCGATGTCGAATAATAATCAGACTGGCTACGGCAATAATAATCACAGTGAAAAGCCAATCGTAATCCGGCAGTAAGAAATGGAACGCCGGAAAAATAAGCGTTGTGATAATACCGACAAGGGCGCTGATAATGCTGGCCAGTGAAATCATACTGGAAAGATAAAGGGCTATCAAAAAGACTGCCAGCAAAAAAAGCAGATAGAGCGGAGCAAAGCCCAAGAGTACACCAGCACTGGTAGCAACTGCTTTTCCGCCTTTAAAGCCAGCAAAAACAGGGAAAGTATGTCCCAGAATAGCAAAAGCACCGATTAAAATAGGTGAAAACTGTGTAACACCAAACATCATTGGTAAAACAGTCGCTATGGTTCCTTTAAGGCAATCTGCTGCAAAAGTAATACAGCCTGCTTTTACACCAAGAATTCGGAAAGTATTGGTCGTCCCAGTATTGCCGCTGCCATGGTCACGCAGGTCTTTACCGTAAAAATATTTTCCAATCCACAATCCGCTGGGTACAGAGCCCAGCAGATAAGCAATCAGCATAAAAATCACTATAGTCATGTTCTTATTATAGCATAGAAAAGAGGAAGGATGGAGAACTTTTATCAATTCTAAAAAATTATTTTGCAAATTTTTAAAAAAACTTGTAAGATAAAAAAGATGAATAAATTCGGAGGTCACGATGGCTAAGAAAAAAATTAATATTGATAATTATAACGATGATGCCATTCAAGTTTTGGAAGGACTGGATGCTGTCCGAAAGCGTCCGGGCATGTACATCGGTTCAACAGATACCACAGGCCTTCATCATCTTGTTTGGGAGATTGTCGACAATGCTGTCGATGAAGCGCTCTCCGGTTTTGGCGATAAAATTGATGTCACCATTAATCAGAATGGCAGCATTACAGTGGCGGATAAAGGCCGCGGAATGCCAGTAGGAAAGCATGCAATGGGAATCCCGACTGTAGAAGTTATCTTTACGGTTCTTCATGCCGGCGGTAAATTTGGTCAAGGTGGCTACAAAACATCCGGCGGACTGCACGGTGTCGGTTCATCGGTTGTCAACGCCCTCTCCAGCTGGCTGGAGGTTGAAATTATACGGGACGGAACAGTTTACCGCCAACGTTTTGAAAAAGGAGGGCATGCTGTCACTGATTTAAAGAAAGTCGGAGCAGCCCCTAAATCCCAGTCGGGGACTAAGGTAACTTTTATGCCCGACGAAAGCATTTTTTCCACTGTTGATTTTAAATTCAATATGATTGCTGAACGCCTCAATGAGTCAGCCTTTCTCCTGAAAGATGTCACATTGACGCTGACGGATAAGCGACCGGATGAGGCAGAATATGCCGAATTTCATTACGAGAACGGAGTTCAGGATTTTGTTGAATATCTAAATGAAGATAAGGAGACACTGACACCTGTTATTTTCTTTTCTGGTGAAGAACAGGGCTTTCAGGTAGAAGTTGCTCTTCAGTACAATGACGGTTTTTCGGATAACATCCTCTCCTTTGTCAATAACGTCCGCACCAAAGACGGCGGTACTCACGAGACTGGTCTGAAGTCAGCCATTACCAAAGCCATGAATGAATATGCTCGCAAAACTGGTCTGCTCAAGGAAAAAGATAAGAATCTGGACGGGGCAGACTATCGGGAAGGCTTATCGGCTATTTTGTCCATTTTAGTACCGGAGGAGCACCTTCAGTTTGAAGGGCAGACAAAAGATAAGCTCGGCAGCCCGCTGGCGCGTCCCTTAGTTGAAAGCATTGTCTCTGAAAAACTGACATACTTTTTATTGGAAAACGGCGAAACGGCCGCAAACCTTATTCGAAAAGCCATCAAAGCCCGTGATGCACGTGAAGCAGCCCGCAAAGCCCGCGACGAAACAAGAAACGGCCGAAAAAACAGAAAAGACAAGGGCCTCCTTTCAGGGAAACTGACACCTGCCCAATCTAAGAATCCTAAGAAAAATGAACTCTATTTGGTCGAAGGTGATTCAGCCGGCGGTTCTGCCAAGCAGGGACGGGACCGCAAGTTTCAGGCCATTCTGCCTTTGCGCGGCAAGGTTCTTAATACCGCCAAAGCTAAGATGGCTGACATTATCAAAAATGAAGAAATCAATACGATGATATACACAATCGGTGCCGGAGTAGGAGCGGATTTCAAGGTTGAAGAGTCCAACTATGATAAAGTTATTATTATGACAGATGCGGACACGGATGGTGCTCATATTCAAACCCTTCTGTTAACCTTCTTTTACCGCTATATGAGGCCCTTGGTAGAAAACGGACATGTTTATATCGCTTTGCCGCCGCTTTATAAGATGAGCAAGGGGAAAGGTAAAAAAGAAATCGTTGAATATGCCTGGACCGATCAGGAACTAGAGGAACTCCGGCAAAAATTTGGCAAGGGGGCCCAGCTCCAGCGTTACAAAGGTCTCGGAGAGATGAATGCTGATCAGCTTTGGGAAACAACCATGAACCCCGACAGCCGAACACTTATCAAAGTTACCATAGAAGATTTAGCCAGAGCCGAACGCCGTGTTTCTGTTCTGATGGGTGACAAAGTCGAACCGCGCCGTAAATGGATTGAAGACAATGTGAAGTTTACCCTGGAAGAGAGTACGGTATTTTAAGGTCATGGAGGAGAATAAAATGTCAGTTACAGTCCGTGAAGCTTGTGAAAAGGATGAAGCTATTTTTCTTGAACTGACCTCTTGCTTAAGTCAATTTAACAGGCATCACCATGATGACAGATCAACATACGATAATTACACTCAGGTTCTGGAAAATATTAAAAATAAAGCGTTAAAAACCTTTGAAAGCAAAGATGATGAGCGTATACACCTCATCTTTTCTGAATATAATCAGGATATAGTAGGCTATGGCTTAGTCAGGATATATGACGAAGAGCTGACCGCAGACAATGGAACCGGAGAAACGGGCTTGATTGATGAACTGTTTGTTATAGACTCTGTTAGAGGTCAAGGGATTGGCCGAATGCTGCTGAATAATTGTATAGATTGGCTTAAAAAATCCGGCATTCGGCGTATTAAGCTTCACGCTTACTCATGGAATGATGCTGCACAGCATA
Coding sequences within it:
- a CDS encoding dihydroorotase — translated: MLLIKNGRVIDPKSQFDHICDVLIDGARIIKIAEDIEAADADIIDADGFVVAPGLVDIHVHFREPGQTHKEDIHTGALAAAAGGFTTVVMMANTSPTVSDVPTLKEVLNSAAKESIHIYANASVTQNFDGQNLTDFKELLAAGAVSFSDDGIPLQSSKVVREALDLAKANGSFIALHEEDPELNGILGFNEHIAADKFHFCGATGAAEYSMIARDAMIAYDRQAHLHIQHLSKAESVKVVEFAQKLGAEITAEAAPQHFSKTEELLLIKGSNAKMNPPLRTEKDRLAVIEGLKSGIISVIATDHAPHHADEKAVADMTKAPSGMTGLETSLSLGLTYLVETGELTLSELLSKMTVNPSSLYHFDAGYLAENGPADLVIFADKEERLISEQFFSKASNSPFIGEKLTGVVKYTICNGRIVYQQQ
- a CDS encoding GNAT family N-acetyltransferase gives rise to the protein MSVTVREACEKDEAIFLELTSCLSQFNRHHHDDRSTYDNYTQVLENIKNKALKTFESKDDERIHLIFSEYNQDIVGYGLVRIYDEELTADNGTGETGLIDELFVIDSVRGQGIGRMLLNNCIDWLKKSGIRRIKLHAYSWNDAAQHMYEQNGFTAYAVAYEKWLED
- the plsY gene encoding glycerol-3-phosphate 1-O-acyltransferase PlsY, whose product is MTIVIFMLIAYLLGSVPSGLWIGKYFYGKDLRDHGSGNTGTTNTFRILGVKAGCITFAADCLKGTIATVLPMMFGVTQFSPILIGAFAILGHTFPVFAGFKGGKAVATSAGVLLGFAPLYLLFLLAVFLIALYLSSMISLASIISALVGIITTLIFPAFHFLLPDYDWLFTVIIIAVASLIIIRHRDNISRIRHREENLVPWGLNLTKQQKNKNQ
- a CDS encoding DUF3021 family protein, with amino-acid sequence MSLKVKCIKQAFIRGIIPLVIMGGITYFVSESDNPEAFWSMVAITIISTAVSAASAIYDYDVWPVKKKITVHTLLMLVTVYPALMISGWYDASKASGYIFAFISFVLWGVVLCSLGYFISKYVLKNIPDETKKN
- a CDS encoding GNAT family N-acetyltransferase — its product is MYKNILMNHLQKKQVSERYIYYGRPDLALRYDNNIWDYHLMPDREMFEADLSFIAQEQKDYPLDYANIAFPEKTELPVSWQTQLQADGFELERLLIFTAPAVSLNLSHSAASADIKIEQLSETTYQAYMDKHAEEYRQYGDAYYQQMTLFNQELINVPDGKLFLAVKNGQIVGELTVWYSQYFAEIDNFMVDESLRGQGIGKRLQEEAIKTADSVILIAAEENRAMYEYQGYQETAFYWTAFKSEDNKVKTA
- a CDS encoding YbhB/YbcL family Raf kinase inhibitor-like protein gives rise to the protein MKIITEFVNHVLPDHYSKHTDELVLGNAVVSFPFEVQDVPDGAKTLAWTFVDYDSIPVCGFAYIHWCAANVPANKTSIEADFSRLDVQHLHGKNSLVSKFLSTDFSAIENGYIGPYPPDKDHSYTLTVYALDGALDLENGFYMNELLHAIEGHVLAEAEASFIGRC
- a CDS encoding 5'-nucleotidase C-terminal domain-containing protein, with amino-acid sequence MKKKYILFSFLVSVFLFMPLFPEQLVWADSDTQIAVAAVDPDTAGSAEDTAAENNEAGISEMEAEQAEQRVPDNITAYNQPENEASLVSAPQADNSQVTIIHTNDVHGRMQEADGVIGDAKLAAVVNQARSQGKTLVFDSGDVFQGLPISNSSRGEDMADILNAIGFDAMTLGNHEFDFGLDQLMTLSEKLSFPIISSNVYIDGVRLFEAATVIDMDSDVSGDEFVVIGVTTPETATKTHPNNVAGISFTEPITEVNNVIAQLEANAAAEGKTYSNYVILAHLGIDTTTPTQWQGTALAQALADNELLQGKKVLLLDGHSHTVLTATYGNVTYNQTGSYLNNIGLITLNSDRVLSSGVITAAEAEKITPDPDIAALITDIESKYEAETSAVIIENSPVELNGDRSNVRVRETNLGNAVADALLDYGQTGFSHQSNLAVTNGGGLRETIKAGEPVTKGDIIAVLPFGNIISQIEVSGQDIYDMFVHSLGSILQADKEGNPILDENGQPLLEPSGGFLQVSGVSVHYDTNLVASDRILAVSVWDPQSNSYKPLDLTATYYLATNDFLAAGGDGYTMLGGVREEGPSLDEVFAAYLRNADLSQYAVINPNSRLISLSSAQYAAENSNQNETPEAKEATEPEQLFIQETAVTAAAEQSQSFTAASPLTLLPAAPNDTVCSKDDLLSVTGNSNAVLPNSGDRTSTLIVVLGLVFIFAGLYSGRHTAYRK
- the parE gene encoding DNA topoisomerase IV subunit B, producing the protein MAKKKINIDNYNDDAIQVLEGLDAVRKRPGMYIGSTDTTGLHHLVWEIVDNAVDEALSGFGDKIDVTINQNGSITVADKGRGMPVGKHAMGIPTVEVIFTVLHAGGKFGQGGYKTSGGLHGVGSSVVNALSSWLEVEIIRDGTVYRQRFEKGGHAVTDLKKVGAAPKSQSGTKVTFMPDESIFSTVDFKFNMIAERLNESAFLLKDVTLTLTDKRPDEAEYAEFHYENGVQDFVEYLNEDKETLTPVIFFSGEEQGFQVEVALQYNDGFSDNILSFVNNVRTKDGGTHETGLKSAITKAMNEYARKTGLLKEKDKNLDGADYREGLSAILSILVPEEHLQFEGQTKDKLGSPLARPLVESIVSEKLTYFLLENGETAANLIRKAIKARDAREAARKARDETRNGRKNRKDKGLLSGKLTPAQSKNPKKNELYLVEGDSAGGSAKQGRDRKFQAILPLRGKVLNTAKAKMADIIKNEEINTMIYTIGAGVGADFKVEESNYDKVIIMTDADTDGAHIQTLLLTFFYRYMRPLVENGHVYIALPPLYKMSKGKGKKEIVEYAWTDQELEELRQKFGKGAQLQRYKGLGEMNADQLWETTMNPDSRTLIKVTIEDLARAERRVSVLMGDKVEPRRKWIEDNVKFTLEESTVF
- a CDS encoding uracil-DNA glycosylase, whose product is MQHSAWHDLIKRELPEHYFAQINQFMNKVYAEGTVYPPREKVFNAIQTTPLEKVKVVIIGQDPYHGPGQAQGLSFSVPEDVPAPPSLQNILKELAEDLGQRQRHDLTSWAQQGVLLLNACLTVPAGRANGHAGLIWEPFTDAIIKVVNQKKEPAVFILWGGYARKKKSLVTNPMHHIIESPHPSPLSAHRGFFGSRPFSKANNYLKNDGLPPIDWLA
- a CDS encoding GNAT family N-acetyltransferase translates to MIRYSNQHPVTAAELARVFKSSGIHRPYNDLERLDKMLTGANCIWTAWDDEKLVGIARALTDFSYACYLSDLAVDKAYQKEGIGRTLIAHLREEIGDEVALILLAAPAAMDYYPKLGFQKHHGAYIIPRKAF